A stretch of DNA from Candidatus Methylomirabilota bacterium:
GTCGAGCACGGTGCCCTCCTTGGACACGCCCTCGCCGTAGATCATGTCGAACTCCGCCTCGCGGAACGGCGGCGACAGCTTGTTCTTGACGACCTTCACCTTGGTACGCACACCGACGGACTCCGTGCCGTTCTTGATGGCGTCCTGGCGGCGGATGTCGAGGCGGATCGAGGAATAGAACTTGAGCGCGCGGCCGCCGGTGGTGGTCTCCGGGGACCCGAACATGACGCCGATCTTCTCGCGGATCTGGTTGATGAAGATCACGCTGCCGCCGGAGCGGGAGATCGCCGCGGTGAGCTTGCGGAGCGCCTGCGACATCAGGCGTGCCTGGAGGCCGGGCAGCGAGTCACCCATGTCGCCGTCGAGCTCGGCGCGCGGCACCAGCGCCGCGACGGAGTCGATCACGATGACGTCGACGGCGTTGGAGCGGACGAGGGTCTCGGCAATCTCGAGCGCCTGCTCGCCGGTATCGGGCTGGGAGATGAGCAGCTCGTCGGTGTTGACCCCGAGCTTCTTGGCGTAGATGGGATCGAGCGCGTGCTCGGCGTCGATGAAGGCGGCGGTGCCGCCCGCCTGCTGCGCCTCGGCGATGACATGGAGCGCGAGCGTGGTCTTGCCCGAGGACTCCGGCCCGTAGATCTCGGTGATGCGGCCGCGCGGGATGCCGCCGATGCCGAGCGCCACGTCGAGCGAGAGCGCGCCGGTGGGAATGACGGCGATCTCGTCGAGGGCGCCGCCCTGACCCAGGCGCATGATCGCGCCCTTCCCGAACTGCCGGTCGATGGAGGCCAGGGCCAGCTCGAGGGCTTGGCGGCGATCACTCTTCACTTCAGCCATGGGTGAGTCTCCTCGAAATGCTTGCACGCCTTACCCTGGAGTGGGCAATGCGCAAAGTCTCGATTCCACGCGCAATTACGATAATTTTAGAAGGCCGATCCCTCTAAAGTCAACGAACGGCGCGCTCCGTCGCCCACTTTCGATCGGAATCCCGCTGCGGTCAATGTCCAAGTTGGGATACGCGCGAAATTCCTGGGGGGACGGACCCCGCGTCGGGGCCCGGAAGGGGGGCGGCCGGGCGGCCGGAGGGCCGTCCGCTACTTCTTCTTGCGCTGCTCAAGCCCCTTCAGCAGCCGCTCCGCCTGCTCGATGTTCTTCTTGGCGTTGGCGTGGCTGGGGTCCAACTCCAGCACGACCTGCCACTCGCGGATGGCTTCCTTGAGCTTCTCGTCGCGGTAGAGCTTGATGCCCTCGCTGTAGTGCCTGTCGATGGCGTGGGTGCGCGCCTGCTGCAGGAGCTTGGCGGAGTCCTCGTAGTTGGGCTGCGCCCGGGCCAGCTGGGTCAGCGTGCGATAGGACTCGTCGTACTGCTTCTGGTCGTACTGGGACTTGCCGTAGCGGTAGAGCGCCACCTTGCGGAGGTCCTGGCCCTCGCGGTCCGACGGCGTGCTCGAGAGCAGGCGGTCCAGCCCCGCCAACGCGACCGTGTACTCGTTGCGGTCCAGCGCTTCGCGGGCGTCGGCCAGCAGCGGGTTGACCTCGGGCGGCGCCGGCTCCTCGCGCACGGACTCCGACCGGCTGGGCGGGCTGCCGGGCGCGGGCGGCGGCGTGATGCCGCCGCCCGACGGCGGCAGGCCGGCCACCGGTGGCAGCGGGTCGCGCCGCGGCTCCGCGCGGGCGAACGGCACCCCCGGGATCTCGGGAATCTTGAGCGTTGTGCCCACGGCGAGGCGCGGGTTCGGCGGGAGCTGGTTCGTCTCCCAGATCACCTCGGAGCGCGACCGGTCGCCGTAGTAGCGCTGGGCGAGGCTGGCGAGGGTGTCGCCCGCCCGCACGGTGTGGGTGACGAACTCGACCTCCCGCACGTCGTTCTGGAGCGCGTCGAAGGCCGTCTTGTTGAACGGGTCCATGGCGAGCGCGGCCAGGAAGCGGCGCCGGGCCTCCACGTGCGAGCCGCGCTGTAGCGCCGCCCGGCCCTCGTTGATCCGCTGGGTCACGCCCTGCTCGATGCGGCCCTCGAGCCTGGTCTGCCCGTCCCGCGCCGCCTGGTCGTTCTTGTCGATGAGGAGCGCGATCTTCCACTGGTCGAGCGCGCGGCGGAGCTCGCCCTCGCGCTCGAGGCGCTCGGCCTCGGCGCGCGCCTTGGCGGCCAGCTCCTGGCGGGGCGTGGGCGCCGCCGCTGGCCGCGCCGCACCGGCCGCGGATTGGGTGGGCGCCGAGGCTCCCGTCTGACCGTCCGGCGTTGTGGCCCCGGTCGCGCAGCCGCCCACGAGAAGCCCCAGCGCGGCCAGCCAGGCGAGCCGCCTCACTTGACCTCCTCGGTGGCGAAGACGTTGAGGTTCTTGATGAAGTCCTCGAGCGTCATCTCCGAGTAGATCTGGCTCCGGTGCCCCCGCAGCGGCGAGACGAAGGCGGGACTACCCTGGCGGCGCACCGTGAAGGCCGCGATGTAGCCGTACTCCTTGGTCTTCTTCACCACGTCGTCGTCCTGACGGCCGTAGGGGTACGCGAGGTACGCGGGCCGGGCCCCCAGACGCTGCTGGAACAGGGCGAGCGGCTGCTCGAGCTCCGCCTGCATGCGGCGCGCGAATTGCTCGTGGCTCTCGTTGGGCGCCTTGCGCAGGTCGCCGTGGGTCTTCGAGTGGGCCTCGATGTCGAAGCCCTCGGCGGCCAGGGCCTTGAGGTCCTCCCAGGAGAATGCGTTGCGCCCCGCTCCGACGTAGTCGGTGTAGACGAACAGCGTCGCGCTGAAGCCCAGCTCCTTCAGCACCGGATAGGCGTAGTCCTTGAAGGCGCGGTAGCCGTCGTCGAAGGTCAGCACCACGGACTTGCGCGGGAGCTGACGCTTGAAGCTCATGAACTCGACGAACTCCTTCAGGCTGATGACGTGGTACCCCTCCTTCTTGAGGTACCGCATCTGCTCGTCGAAGGACGACGCGGCGAGGACCAGCCGCCCCTTCGCCTGCCGATCGAGGTTGTGGTAGCAGAGGATCGGCACGAGCTGATACCCGTTCGTCTCGACGCCGGCCGGGTTCCACGGGCGCGCCGGGATGACGACCTGGTCGCCCGGCGCGAAGCTGTCGCGGCCCATGTAGTCGACGATCATCCAGGCTTTGGCCGGATCGCCGAG
This window harbors:
- the recA gene encoding recombinase RecA, which codes for MAEVKSDRRQALELALASIDRQFGKGAIMRLGQGGALDEIAVIPTGALSLDVALGIGGIPRGRITEIYGPESSGKTTLALHVIAEAQQAGGTAAFIDAEHALDPIYAKKLGVNTDELLISQPDTGEQALEIAETLVRSNAVDVIVIDSVAALVPRAELDGDMGDSLPGLQARLMSQALRKLTAAISRSGGSVIFINQIREKIGVMFGSPETTTGGRALKFYSSIRLDIRRQDAIKNGTESVGVRTKVKVVKNKLSPPFREAEFDMIYGEGVSKEGTVLDAAVEQNLVEKSGTWYTFKNERIGQGRENAKRYLKENPKVLADMEAKVRSALGLKPAAAPMPPDKGDKPEKAGR
- a CDS encoding LysM peptidoglycan-binding domain-containing protein, which translates into the protein MRRLAWLAALGLLVGGCATGATTPDGQTGASAPTQSAAGAARPAAAPTPRQELAAKARAEAERLEREGELRRALDQWKIALLIDKNDQAARDGQTRLEGRIEQGVTQRINEGRAALQRGSHVEARRRFLAALAMDPFNKTAFDALQNDVREVEFVTHTVRAGDTLASLAQRYYGDRSRSEVIWETNQLPPNPRLAVGTTLKIPEIPGVPFARAEPRRDPLPPVAGLPPSGGGITPPPAPGSPPSRSESVREEPAPPEVNPLLADAREALDRNEYTVALAGLDRLLSSTPSDREGQDLRKVALYRYGKSQYDQKQYDESYRTLTQLARAQPNYEDSAKLLQQARTHAIDRHYSEGIKLYRDEKLKEAIREWQVVLELDPSHANAKKNIEQAERLLKGLEQRKKK
- a CDS encoding polysaccharide deacetylase family protein translates to MSRSTPAATAARRLLVGALALLAAACATAEPERAAEPGAPPRPARGAPAARVEPLPDAFRSDEFIVTFARPGDTPATLAERYLGDPAKAWMIVDYMGRDSFAPGDQVVIPARPWNPAGVETNGYQLVPILCYHNLDRQAKGRLVLAASSFDEQMRYLKKEGYHVISLKEFVEFMSFKRQLPRKSVVLTFDDGYRAFKDYAYPVLKELGFSATLFVYTDYVGAGRNAFSWEDLKALAAEGFDIEAHSKTHGDLRKAPNESHEQFARRMQAELEQPLALFQQRLGARPAYLAYPYGRQDDDVVKKTKEYGYIAAFTVRRQGSPAFVSPLRGHRSQIYSEMTLEDFIKNLNVFATEEVK